A window of the Diorhabda carinulata isolate Delta chromosome 1, icDioCari1.1, whole genome shotgun sequence genome harbors these coding sequences:
- the LOC130896710 gene encoding tRNA (adenine(37)-N6)-methyltransferase → MSVDNRNCTVNDSSNITLDPISLQNQLVIARKEINNLRQQLNTLNHVHRNELDHINKKLAEWQCPSCRINRISTQTSSDTERYDFTTKYIGKIITNFPQKRGTPRQPGICKEMTAKVVIDNNVFTNPEHALEGLQEYSHMWLIFHFHRNDNSASKAKVAPPRLNGIRTGVFATRSPHRPAPLGLSLVKIDRVMDNVIYFSGVDMINETPVLDIKPYIPQYDNPVYLSTGNSTNRNDTIDNVASTSSISEPSPDEIDSGNETNRPVNNERIMDGQENEREQVVDAPVVNNLHRTTEELFYTRSNSRIGEREAPDGEEEESPRISQSAVTSQTATTPEGHIRVPAWIDQPLVPRLTVVFRDRALVQLIQLGPEAEDKKTIISNVLREDPRSIYLRERWGSHCYVFRIADLHVSCKFNDSAQVVTVYQIFQNNPPQADEE, encoded by the exons ATGTCAGTAGATAATAGAAATTGTACTGTTAACGATAGCAGTAATATAACCTTAGATCCAATATCTCTTCAAAATCAATTAGTTATTgcaagaaaagaaataaataatttacg GCAGCAACTGAATACTCTAAACCACGTTCATAGAAATGAACTAGAtcatattaacaaaaaattggcGGAATGGCAGTGCCCTTCATGTAGAATAAATCGTATTTCGACCCAGACTTCCTCAGATACAGAGCGATACGATTTCACAACAAAATACATCggtaaaataataacaaactttCCACAAAAAAGAGGTACTCCAAGACAACCAGGCATCTGCAAAGAAATGACAGCTAAAGTAGTGATTGATAACAACGTTTTTACAAATCCAGAACACGCACTTGAAGGCTTGCAAGAATATTCTCATATGTGGTTAATCTTCCATTTTCACAGAAATGATAATTCAGCTTCAAAAGCTAAAGTTGCTCCACCCAGATTGAATGGAATAAGAACTGGAGTTTTTGCTACAAGATCTCCTCACAGACCGGCTCCTTTAGGTTTATCTCTAGTTAAAATTGACAGAGTCATGGacaatgttatttatttcaG TGGGGTGGATATGATTAACGAAACTCCTGTACTAGATATTAAGCCTTACATTCCACAATATGACAATCCAGTTTACTTAAGTACAGGAAATTCTACTAATAGAAATGATACTATTGATAATGTAGCAAGTACATCAAGTATATCCGAGCCCTCACCAGATGAAATTGATTCCGGAAATGAGACAAATAGACCTGTTAATAATGAAAGAATAATGGATGGACAAGAAAATGAAAGGGAACAAGTTGTAGATGCACCAGTGGTTAATAATTTACATCGTACGACAGAAGAATTGTTTTATACCAG ATCAAATTCAAGAATAGGGGAGAGGGAAGCTCCAGATGGGGAGGAAGAAGAATCTCCAAGAATTTCTCAATCTGCAGTTACCTCGCAAACTGCAACTACTCCAGAAGGTCATATAAGAGTACCCGCTTGGATTGACCAACCTTTAGTACCTAGATTGACAGTAGTATTTAGAGACAGAGCACTAGTACAGTTAATCCAATTAGGACCAGag GCTGAAGATAAGAAAACTATAATTTCTAATGTCCTAAGAGAAGATCCAAGatctatatatttgagagaaCGTTGGGGTAGTCATTGTTATGTGTTTAGGATAGCAGATTTGCATGTATCCTGCAAATTCAATGATAGTGCTCAGGTCGTTACagtttatcaaattttccaGAACAATCCTCCACAAGCAGATGAAGAATAG